The nucleotide sequence TGAGTAAATAATTTTTAACAACTTAGATCCTGAAACAAGTTCAGGATGACGATAGGAAAAACTAAAAACTCATAACTGAGAACTGACAACAGAAATATGAATATTCTAGATAAAATAATAGCCGATAAACATAAAGAACTGGTCTTAAAAAAACTGGTTGTTCCCGTTTCACAATTGGAACAATCGGCGCTATTTGAGCGTGAAACAGTTTCCCTGGCAGAAAAATTAAGAAGCAGTAAAACCGGAATTATTGCTGAACATAAAAGACGTTCTCCATCAAAATCGATAATTAACCAGGGGCTAAATGTTGAAGATGTAGCTAAAGGTTATGAAGATGCAGGAATTTCCGGAATGTCTGTACTTACCGATGGTAAATATTTTGGCGGATCTTTAGACGATTTACTTTATGCCCGTGCAGCGGTAAAAATGCCTTTATTGCGAAAGGAATTTATTATTGATGAATATCAACTTTTGGAAGCAAAAGCTCACGGGGCCGATGTGATCTTGCTTATCGCAGCAGTACTGGAACGGGAAGAAATTAAAAGACTGTCAGAATTTGCTAAAAGTATAGGTTTAGAAGTATTACTGGAAGTGCATAACGAAGAAGAACTGCAAAAATCTATTATGCCCAGCTTGGATATGTTGGGTGTAAATAACCGAAATTTAAAAACTTTTGAAGTCTCCACCGATATTAGTAAAGAACTTTCCGGCAAAATTCCTGAAGACTTTGTAAAAGTCTCTGAAAGCGGAATTAGCTCGGTTGAAGCAATAAAAGATTTACAGCAATTTGGCTACAAAGGCTTTTTGATCGGTGAGAATTTTATGAAAACAAATAATCCCGGGAAAGCTGCCGCTGAGTTTGTAAAAACACTGAATAAATTATAAATAAAAAAACGTCATTGCGATTCTGATGAAATCAGGAGAAGCAATCTATTGTTGGAAAGATGAAAAGCTTAAAACTCAAAATATGCGGGATGAAGCATCCCGAAAACATCAGCGAAGTTGCAAAACTTCAGCCTGATTATATGGGGTTTATTTTTTATGAAAAAACTCCCAGGTATTTCGAGGCTAAGATGCCGGAAATCTCTTCAGCAATTAAAAAAACAGGCGTTTTTGTTGATGAAGAGATCAATATTATCCTTGATAGAATTAAAGAGCACGATTTAAATGCTATTCAGTTACACGGTGAGGAAAGTGCCGCTTTTTGCGCTGAATTAAAAACCCTTTTAATCGAAACCGAGGTAGAAATCATAAAGGTATTTTCTATTAAAGACGATTTCGATTTTGAGCGCTTAAAGGAATATGAAACTGTGGTAGATTTTTTCCTTTTTGATACTAAAGGCAAAAATAAAGGCGGTAACGGAATTACTTTTAATTGGGAAGTTTTAAAGGATTATCGTTCAAAAAAACCTTTTTTCCTAAGTGGAGGAATTGGAGCGGAAGAAGTAGAAGCTATTCAAAAACTTCAAGCCTATTTTGAAGAAAATGGTGAGGAAAATTTGCTTTACGCCATAGATGTAAATAGTAAATTTGAAGAGGAAGCTGGTTGTAAGAATGTCGAAAAATTAAAAGAATTTAGAAAACAGTTTTGAGTTTTCGGGTATCTATTTTGAATTATCAGTTTGGAATTTAGAATTAAAACAACTTAGATTCTGAAATAAATTCAGAATGACGAAAGAAAAATACTAAAAATTGTCAAGTGCGATGCCCTCGCAAGAAAAATTAAGAATTGATAGTCAACCTGAACTTGTTTCAGGTTCAGGTTCAGGATATTGCAAGAATTATAATAAAATTAGTGCATTCGAAGCACTCAAATAAAACAAATAAAAATGAGCTATCAGGCTAACGAAAAAGGATATTACGGTGATTTTGGGGGAGCTTTTATTCCCGAAATGCTCTATCCCAATGTAGAGGAATTGCGTTCGCAATACCTGGAGATTATGAAAGAGGAATCTTTTCAGAAAGAATTTAAAGATCTGTTACGGGATTATGTAGGGCGTCCAACACCTCTTTATTATGCTAAGCGTTTTAGCGAAAAGTACAATACAAAAATATACCTGAAACGCGAAGATCTTTGCCATACAGGTGCTCATAAGGTAAATAACACCGTTGGTCAAATTTTAATGGCAAAACGCCTTGGTAAAGACCGTATAATCGCTGAAACCGGCGCAGGTCAGCACGGTGTAGCTACGGCTACTGTTTGCGCGCTTATGGGCATTGAATGTATTGTCTATATGGGCGAAATTGATATTGAACGGCAAGCGCCAAACGTTGCCAGAATGAAGATGCTTGGAGCCAAAGTAGTTCCGGCAAAATCGGGAAGCCGAACTTTAAAAGATGCCACGAACGAGGCGATTCGCGATTGGATCAACAACCCGCTGGATACTCATTACATCATTGGTTCTGTGGTTGGGCCGCATCCCTACCCCGATATGGTAGCTAGATTTCAGGCGGTGATTTCTGAAGAAATTAAAGTTCAGCTAAAAGAAAAAGAAAATCGGGAGAATCCTGATTATGTAGTGGCTTGTGTAGGTGGAGGAAGTAATGCAGCTGGAATTTACTATCATTATTTAGACAATCCAGAAGTTGGAATTATTGCGGTGGAAGCAGCCGGAAAAGGCATACAAAGCGGTGAAAGTGCTGCAACCTCAGCTTTAGGAAAAGAAGGTATTATTCACGGTAGTAAAACCCTGCTTATGCAAACCGACGACGGACAAATTACTGAGCCGTATTCCATTTCTGCCGGACTTGACTATCCTGGTGTGGGGCCAATGCACGCCAATTTATTTAGAAGTGGACGAGGAGAGTTTATTTCCATAACCGATAAAGCGGCTATGGATGCCGGCCAGGAACTTGCAAAATTAGAAGGGATTATTCCGGCTATCGAGACTTCTCACGCCCTGGCGATTTTTGAAGACCGAAAATTTAAAAAAGATGATGTAATAGTGATCAATCTTTCGGGCCGTGGCGATAAAGATTTGAGTACGTATATTGATTATTTCGGTTTGTAAAAAGCCCCCTAGCCCCCGAAGGGGGAATTATTATAAAAGTTAAAATTATGAGTTATCGTCAACCCGATTTTGATTGAGATCTAGTTATTTCAAAATCTAAACGAGTTAGATTCTGAAATGAATTCAGAATGTCGATTTATAACAATATTGAAAATGAACAGAATAAATAAAAAACTTCAGGAAGAGCAAAAGATGCTTTCTATCTATTTTACCGCCGGTTATCCTGAACCCGAAGATACAGTTCCCATTATTAAGGATTTAGAAAAAAACGGGGTGGATTTTATTGAAATCGGTCTGCCTTTTAGCGATCCCCTGGCTGATGGTCCAACAATTCAGGAGAGTTCTACCAAAGCATTAAAAAGTGGAATGACCACCAATAAACTCTTCGAACAGCTTAAAGGAATTAGGAACTCAGTGGAAATACCTCTGGTGATTATGGGATACTTTAATCCAATTCTTCAGTATGGTGTTGAGAAATTCTGTAAAAAATGCGCTGAAACCGGGATTGACGGACTTATAATCCCGGACCTTCCGGTAGATGTTTATAATGAAGAATATAAGACGATTTTCGAAGAAAATGGGCTTCAGAATATTTTCCTGATAACACCACAAACTTCTGAAGAGCGTATTCGCTTTATAGATTCGGTTTCCAACGGATTTATTTATATGGTTAGTACCGCTAGTGTTACCGGTTCTACTTCCGGATTTAGTGAGGAAACCAGGGATTATTTTAAAAGGATTTCAGCAATGAAACTTCAAAATCCGCAAATTGTAGGTTTTGGAATTAGCGACGAAGAAATCTTCAACCAGGCCACCGAATATGCCAAAGGCGCCATTATTGGGTCGGCGTTTATTAAACACCTCAACGCTAATGGAAAAAAGAATATAGGCGATTTCGTGAAAAGCATCAGGCCGGTTTAACCTAATTCTAACATGGACTTGGCAGGTTTTAAGATTCTGAATTCTTATCTTAGTAATTGAACCTAAAAAACAGCAATTATGGGCGGTCCAATTGAAGATAATAAAAGAAAGAGAGAGAAAGATCAAAAAAATCCAGTTAACCCAACCGGGAAAACTGATAAACAGACCAACGAGGTTGATATCGATGAAAAAACCATAAAAGACCAACAAAATAAAAAGTAATTTATGGGACGTGGAGATAGAAAAACGAAACGAGGAAAAATTGCGATCGGTACTCATGGAAAATTAAGACCTAAACGTAAAAAGTTTAAGGTAAAACCAACCACCATGGCCGAACAGGAAAAGAAAGAGTTACAGTAGTTGTAAGTTGACTACGTCTTGAAACCCTGAATTTGAAAGTTTTTTACTTTTAGATTCAGGGTTTTTGTTTTTAGTCATTGCGAGGAGACGCAGTCTACGTGGTGGATTCGGTTGTCAGTTGTGAGTTCTCGGTTTGTTGTTTGTTCTTTGGGTTTTATTGTTTCGGATGGCGGGTTTAAAATTCCCTGAATTCTGCCTCTATATTTTTTCTCTCTTTTATTACCTATTCACTTGTAACTCTTCACCAAAAAACAAAAAGCCACGAATACACGAATATTTTGGATCTTCATTGCGAGGAGACGCAGTCGACGTGGTAATCTGTTATTTGTGGATTCGGTTGTCAGTTGTGAGTTGTCGGTTTTTTGTTTGTTCTTTGGGTTTTATTGTTTCGGATTGCGGGTTTAAAATTCCCCGAATTCTGCCTCTTTATTCTCTTCTCTTGACTCTTCACTTTTCACTTTTAACTTCACAGCACTTCTCGATACATTCCGACATTCGTCGGGAAACTCGAAGTGACGGAGGAAACATAAACACAGATTGCAACACTCATTCCTCGATCTCAATACCGGAGACCTACTTCAAAACCACTCTCTGTACTGCATTACTCTAAAATCTACGGTATTGAAATCCTTATCCCTTTGTTTTAGTTGTTTATAAAGCTCCATACTGCCAATAGCTCGATTAGCCGAACCCGAAGGTGCGGTTAGGGATACCGTTTTTATAAGTCGGCCGTTTAAGACAAACTGGTGAATTCTGGGCACCTCGTTAGAAATCACTTTTAACCGAATATCACTTCCTACTTCTTTTAGATGTCTTCTAAAGAAATATTCAGGGCCATTCTTGGAATTTCCGCCGGTAAAAAGCAGGGTTTCTATTTTTGGATATTCTTCTAAAATCCCCAGCATATTTCTAAGTTCAACCTTCTGCATCCCAAGATCGGAAGCATCTACCTTTTCCCTCCTACTGCTTTCTACCATATCGCAGATACCAATGCCTCTTTCTATAAGGAAGTCTTTACGTTGCTGTATAGCTGCTTCCGTAGTTTCAAATTTGAGATCGAGTTTAAATATATTATCTAGAACGATCCATAAAAGTCCGTCACGGCTACCATAGCAAAAGTTCACGTCTCCTTCCTTAAATTCCCCTCTCGTAAATCTTGGAGGCGGTAATGTGCCTACAATTAGTTTTGTAGCATTTTCCGGAATAAAAGGTTTAAAAGGGTGTGTGTGGTGAAACATTGTGCTTCGCGGTATTTTTTTGGGGGTTTGTTGTTTATTGTTTGCTTTAAGTTTTAAACCGGCCTACCGAAAATTTATCATAAAATTTGAAGTGATGGCACCGTAAAATTTTAGGTTGTTTGAGCTAAAGATATTTCTTTATTCAGGTGAATTCTTATAGCGAGTTCCTAAAATTTAGGTGCCGAACGATAAATTTAGATAAAGTTTCGTAAGCCTAGATTTTTTTTGTTCTTTTTTCATCAATGGAAAAAAGAACAAGCAATAATTATTTATAAGAGAATTTAGTTACATTTTATTTAAGTTTAATTACCATATCATCAGCAAAAACCATGGTGCCTTCTTTGTGGATTATTTCATCTATTTCGCCTTCTTTATTCGCGGTGATAGTGGTTTCCATTTTCATGGCTTCGATTACGAATAGTGGTTCATTCTTTTTCACTTTTTGTCCTTTTTCGACTAAAATTGAAGAAATAGAACCCTGAATTGGAGCGCCTACTTCTTTATCGTTCGATTTATCGATCTTTTGGTGAACCACTTTTTCAACCTTAACCGACTTATCCTGAATTTTTACCGTTCTGGTCTGTCCGTTTACTTTAAAAAACGCATCTACGAGTCCATCTTCATCTGCAGTTCCCACCGATAAGAATTCGATAAGTAGCGTTTTTCCTTTATCCATTTCAACGGTAATCTCTTCTCCGGGTTGCATTCCGTAGAAGAAATTAGGAGTCGGAATATTCATTACCTCTCCAAATTTTCGGTAATGATTAAAATATTCGGTAAATACTTTTGGATATAATTTATACGAAAGGAAATCGGTCATTTCCAGTTTTCGGCCCATTCCTTCTTTAAAAATATCGCAGAATTCTTTAAATTCCTTTTCAAAATCTATAGGTTCCAAATGCGCATTTGGCCTGTCGGTATAAGGTTTTTGATCCTTTAAGATGATCTTTTGCACCTCAGCGGGAAAACCGCCGTGAGGTTGCCCTAAATCGCCTCTAAAGAAATTCACCACCGACTGCGGGAAGGAAAGGTTTTCGCCCTTTTCCATTACATCTTCTATACTCAAATTATTACTCACCAGGTATTGCGCCATATCGCCCACCACCTTACTACTTGGCGTTACCTTAATAATATCTCCAAAAAGTTTATTCACCTTAGAATACATTGCGGTGATCTCGTGAAACCTGGAAGCCAGGCCTAAAGATTCGGCTTGCGGTTTTAGGTTAGAATATTGCCCACCGGGAATTTCGTGTTTGTAAACATCGGCAGTACCGGCTTTGAGTCCGCTTTCAAACGGGAAATAATACTTTCTTACCGCTTCCCAATAATGCGAATACTCATTAAGCTTTTCCATATTGAAATCGGCTTTGCGCTCGCCAGATTTCGTCATTTCCACCAGGGAATTAAAATTAGGCTGCGAGGTAAGTCCCGAAAGTCCGCCCAGCGCAACATCTACCACATCTACCCCAGCCTCTATGGCCTTTAAATAAGTAGCCGCCTGTATAGACGAAGTATCGTGGGTATGCAAATGCACCGGAATATTGATCTCCGCTTTTAAGGCGGAAACCAGCTCGCCGGCAGCGTAAGGTTTTAGCAGCCCGGCCATATCTTTGATCGCTAAAATATGTGCCCCTGCATTTTCAATATCTTTTGCCAACTGAAGATAATAGTCCAAGTTATACTTACTGTTTTTGTCAAGTATATCGCCGGTATAGCAAATTGAAGCTTCCGCAAGGCCAGAAGTATTCTTACGTACATATTCAATACAGGGTGCGATAGATTTCATCCAATTCAGGGAATCAAAAATCCTAAAAATATCTACCCCGTTTTCCCAGGCTTCAGCTACGAATTTTTCGATTAAATTATCGGGATAAGCGGTATAGCCAACTCCGTTTGAGCCTCGCATTAGCATTTGCAGCAAGATATTTGGCATCGCTTTCCGCAGTAATTGCAAACGTTCCCAGGGGTTTTCTTTTAAAAATCTAAGGCAAACATCAAAAGTAGCGCCTCCCCAAACTTCCATACTAAATGTTTCGGGATGATTTTTGGCAAAACCTTCAGCCACTTTTAGCATATCTGTACTTCGCATCCTGGTGGCCAGTAAGCTTTGGTGCGCATCTCTAAAAGTAGTATCGGTAAAATGAATCTTTTTTTCATTCTTCAACCATTCGGCAAACTTCTCTGGGCCAAGTTCGGTAAGCAAATTTTTGGTTCCTTTTGGGTATGCCGCATTTCGATCAAAAGCAGGAACATCGGCTTTTATAAGTTTTGGCTTTTCTATTATTTCCTTTACATCGGGATTTCCGTTGACCACTACATCACCCAGAAATTCAACCATCCTGGTGGCGCGGTTTCGGGTTTCTTTCAGTTTAAATAAATCGGGATTATTGGCGATAAAATTCACCGTTACGCTACCCTCCCTAAATTTTTCATGCTGAAGAATATTATCTAAAAACGGAATATTAGTTTTTACGCCCCTAATTCTGAATTCAGCTAAAGCCCGACGCATTTTACGGCACGCACCGTCTAAAGTTCTACCGCTAGCAGAAACTTTTACCAGCATAGAATCAAAGAAAGGTGAAATGGTCACGCCCTGGTACAAACTACCGGCGTCGAGCCTAATTCCAAATCCGGAAGCACTTCTATAGGTAGTAATTGTACCATAATCAGGTTGAAAATCGTTGGCGGGATCTTCGGTAGTAATTCTACATTGCAGGGCAAATCCGTTTGTGCTAAGCGAAGCCTGATCTTTAATTTTTATCTGCTCGTCACTTAGTTTATATCCACCGGCAATAAACAACTGTGCTTTAACCAGGTCTATTCCCGTTACCACTTCGGTCACGGTATGTTCTACCTGGATTCGTGGATTTACCTCAATAAAGTATATACTACCATCGTGATCTACCAGAAATTCGACTGTACCAATATTATTATAATTCACCGCTTTACAAATATTCACGGCATACTCATAAAGTTTCTCCTTGGTGATTTGATCTAAATTATACGAAGGTGCAAATTCAATCACCTTTTGGTAGCGACGTTGCACCGAGCAATCCCGCTCAAAAAGGTGTACCATATTCCCGTGGTTATCTCCCACGATCTGGATCTCAATATGCTTCGGATTTTCAATAAATTTTTCAATAAAAACGGTATCATCTCCAAAGGCATTAAGTGCCTCGCGTTTAGATTCTGAAAAAGCCTTTCTTAATTCAGCTTCTTCTCTAAGCACTCGCATTCCACGGCCTCCACCACCGCTGGCGGCTTTCAGCATAATTGGATAGCCTATTCGGTTGGCTTCTTCTATGGCAATATCCAGACTTTCCAGGTCTTTCTCGTTACTCTGAATCACCGGAACATTGTTTTTTACCGCTACTGTTTTCGCGGTTACTTTATCACCCAGGCTTTTTAATACTGAAACTTCAGGCCCAATAAAAATAATGTTGTTGTCTTTACAGGCTTGTGCAAAATCGGCGTTTTCAGAAAGAAATCCGTACCCGGGATGAATAGCATCAGCACCCACCTCTTTGGCGGTGTTAATTATCGCATCTATATCCAGGTAAGGTTTTAAGGGCTCCTTATCGGGGCCTATTTGATAAGATTCATCGGCCTTGTAGCGGTGCAGGGAGTAGCGATCTTCAAAGGTAAAAATTCCTACCGTTCTAATTCCTATTTCGGTGCAGGCTCTAAAAATTCGAATCGCGATTTCCCCACGATTGGCCACCAATACTTTTTGAATCTTCATTTTTTTAATTGAGTTAGTTAGCAATAGTTAGTTGTTGCCGTAAACTATTAAAACATTCAGAAGAAAAGGTGGTTTGTTATGCTAAAATTTATATAAAAGTTTTTCGGTTTTGGGTTCTCGGTTGTCGGTTGTCGGATTTTCGTTTGTTGCTTGTGGTTTGGTGTTTCGCATTGCGCTTCATTGCGAGGACTACGGTAGCGGGACGTGGCAATCTGTTCTGGAACAGTTGTGAGTTGTCGGATTTAAAAATCCCCTGACTTCTGCATCTTTATTCTTTTCTCTCTTCTCCTACTTCTTCACTTTTAACTCTTCACTATTCACTTTTAACAAAAAAGCACTTATCGATACTAGCGCGTCAGTTCGAGTGGCGGTATTTGATCGAAAGCGAGAATAACGACGTATCGAGAAAGGTTTGAAATTCGAACCACAAAGCACTTCTCGATACTTCCGACTCACGTCGAAAACTCGAAGTGACAATGAAACTGGTTTCAGTAATGGCTTCGTTATCGATACTGGCCCGTCAGTTCGAGTGGCGGTATTTGAGCGAAAGCGAGAATAACGACGTATTGAGAACAGTTTGACGTTCCAACCACAAAGCACTTCTCGATACTTCCGACTCACATCGGAAACTCGAAGTGACAGTGAAACTGGTTTCAGTAATGGCTTCGTTATCGATACTAGCGTGTCAGTTCGAGTGGCGGTATTTGAGCGAAAGCGAGAATAACGGCGTATCGAGAAAGGTTTGAAATTCGAACCACAAAGCACTTCTCGATACTTCCGACTAGCGTCGGAAACTCGAAGTGACAGTAGAACTAAAACCACAGGTCGCCGCGCTCGTTACTCACTCGCAATGACGCTGGCAAATATTCACTGAAAACTGACAACCCACAACCGAGAGCTAAAAAAAACTACCTAATAAAAACCGGCTCGTTTTCCTTCTCAGTATGTTCTTCACTAAAACGATAATCCATATAATCAAAACCTTTGAGATCTTCCAGCGTATTTACGTCTTTGTCTATAATATAACGTACCATAGCACCACGTGCTTTTTTAGCGTAAAAACTGATGATCTTTAATTTTCCATTTTTGAAATCCTTAAACACCGGTGAGATCACCTCAGCTTTTAGTTTTTTGGTGTCTATAGCTTTAAAATATTCGTTGCTGGCCAGATTGATAAAAAGTTCGCCATCTTCCATTTCCTCATTAAGGAGTTCGGTAACTTTTGATTGCCAAACTTCATATAGATTATCCTTGCGTTCTATACCTACCGAAGTTCCCATCTCTAAACGATAAGGTTGCATTAGATCCAGCGGTTTTAGCACGCCGTAAAGTCCGGATAGGATGCGCAAGCTATCCTGCAGGCGATCCAGTTTTTCGGTGGGAATGGTGTAGGCATCCAGGCCTGTGTAAACATCGCCGGCAAAAGCATACATCGCGGGGCGGGAGTTCTTTTTGTTGTGTTCTTCCTCGAAGTCCTGGTAACGGGTATAATTAAGATCGGCAAGCTTATCGCTTATGCTCATCAATTCAGAAATCTCATTTTTGGTCATTCTCGCCATCTTGCGATTAAGCTTGGCAGTAGTTTCCAAAAAAGCGGGCTGGGTGCCGCGAGTGGTAGGTAATTTAGATTCGTAATCCAGGCTTTTGGCCGGAGAAACAACAATTTTCATAATTATGCGGTTTTTACTTCAAATATAAGTGAAAGCATAGAAAACAGGAAAGCCGCCTTTTATTAGTTTTTTATAGAAGAATAGTTATGAGTTATTGCGGTTGATAAAATTATATCGCTTTACGGAAAACCCTTTTTTGGTTTCTGAATTAAATGTTAAATTGATCTATCTTAAAAAAGAGCTTTTCTTTTTTAAATTTTTTAGGAAAATTAGAATTCAAAAAGAAACTAAAAATATGATTCAATTCCAAGAAGTTTTCACTTACAGCGATCAACCCACAACGTGTCCATAATGTGGAAATAGGACTGGATTAATTTTGGATCTATCTCATTCTTTAGAAAAAACTCAAATACATAAATGTTTATCTCATTATTGCCAAAATAAATTCGTCACCCAAGCTGATAATTAATGAAAAATGGTCAAAAACTTTGGACTAGAGACGAATTGATATTAGCTATAAATCTTTATTGTAAACTACCTTTCGGTCGCTTACATAGATCAAATCCTGAAGTCATTCATTTAGCGGAATTGATTGGTAGAACACCGAGTTCTATTGCCTATAAGTTAGTGAACTTCGCAAGTCTTGACCCAAGCCTACAAGCTAGAGGTATAAAAGGTGCTTCAAATTCAAGTAAATTAGACAAAATAATTTGGGATGAATTTTATAATAATTGGGAGGGTTTACCCTTTGAAAGTGAAAAATTATTATCTGAATTTGAAAATAGATCTATTGAAGAACTTAACGATATAAAAATAGATGAACTTCCTGAAGGAAATACAAGAGAACAACTTGTAAAAGTTAGAGTGAATCAATCTTTTTTTAGAAAGTCAATTTTAGCATCATATAATAATACTTGCTGTATTTCTGGACTAACCAATAGTGAATTGTTAATCGCTGGTCATATAAAGCCTTGGAGTTCTGACGAGAAAAATCGATTAAATCCTAGAAATGGAATTGCGATTAACGCCCTACACGATAAAGCATTCGAGAATGGCTTAATAACAATCACTCCAGAATACAAAATAAAAATCTCGAAGGTTCTATTAAATCAAAAGAAAACTGATGCTCTTGAAAAATATTTCTTTCAATATGAAAGTAAAGACATATTTCTACCTTCTAAATTTTTACCTGATGTAGAATTTTTAAAATATCATAATGAGCAAAGATTCCAGCGTTAGGGATTGCAGTGGAAATCCTTTTTGCGAGGGACAATAAACTTTCCAGGATCAAAACCACAAAACATTTATATAAAAACCTCGAATTTTAAGACAAGTTCTGAAATATTAAATTTCGATTATCGAGCAAAAAGATTGTAGCGGAAAGCCCGACCCGCCAGGGGAACGCCCAAATAATTGTTATCCCTTTTCTGCTATTCATTTTTCTAAAACCACCTCTTTTTTACAAAAACCTTCACCAATGTTCAACCTAACAAAAGCTCCTATTTTCTTAAATTTCGGCTAAAAAAAAATGAGCATCGCTGAAAAGTTTAAATTAGATGAGCGCCAGCAGGACCGCGTAATTGCTATGGCCTGGGAAGACCGCACGCCTTTTGAAGCTATTGAATACCAGTTTGGGCTGACCGAAAAAGATGTGATAAAATTTATGCAGGAGCAAATGCACCCGCGTAACTGGAGAAAATGGCGCGCCAGGGTGCAGGGAAGAAAAACCAAGCACGCAAAATTACGGGATAACGAGATCTCCAGATTTAAATCTACTGCGCAACGCCAAATAACCGGCAATAGAATTTCTAAGAAAAAATATTGAAATACGTTAATTTCAACTGGTTTTTCCTTTTAAAGTTTCTTTTTCCGTATCTTATTGCTTCCTAAACTTTAAGTATATGGCAGGTTCTTCTAAATATCCTAAACTGGTAAAAGCCTTTAGCGGAAGTTTT is from Salegentibacter mishustinae and encodes:
- a CDS encoding HNH endonuclease — its product is MKNGQKLWTRDELILAINLYCKLPFGRLHRSNPEVIHLAELIGRTPSSIAYKLVNFASLDPSLQARGIKGASNSSKLDKIIWDEFYNNWEGLPFESEKLLSEFENRSIEELNDIKIDELPEGNTREQLVKVRVNQSFFRKSILASYNNTCCISGLTNSELLIAGHIKPWSSDEKNRLNPRNGIAINALHDKAFENGLITITPEYKIKISKVLLNQKKTDALEKYFFQYESKDIFLPSKFLPDVEFLKYHNEQRFQR
- a CDS encoding TIGR03643 family protein; protein product: MSIAEKFKLDERQQDRVIAMAWEDRTPFEAIEYQFGLTEKDVIKFMQEQMHPRNWRKWRARVQGRKTKHAKLRDNEISRFKSTAQRQITGNRISKKKY